One region of Catenuloplanes indicus genomic DNA includes:
- a CDS encoding ATP-binding protein, whose protein sequence is MWTLHTPDELRRLRAGLGEIIADAPWTDEDELADVPERMVLVASELATNAIRHGQPPTEVRLLRTEEQFVLDVIDHDPETPPEPTEADDFDSGGRGLHIAQRLSLDVGWYTTDNMSKHVWASFPITEPSAAG, encoded by the coding sequence GTGTGGACCCTTCACACCCCTGATGAGCTGCGCAGACTCCGAGCCGGGCTGGGCGAGATCATCGCCGACGCGCCCTGGACGGACGAGGACGAGCTGGCGGACGTACCCGAGCGGATGGTGCTCGTCGCCAGTGAGCTGGCCACCAACGCGATCCGGCACGGGCAACCGCCGACCGAGGTGCGTCTGCTGCGTACCGAGGAACAGTTCGTCCTGGACGTGATCGATCACGACCCGGAGACGCCGCCGGAGCCGACCGAGGCGGACGACTTCGACTCCGGCGGCCGCGGCCTGCACATCGCGCAACGACTGTCGCTGGACGTCGGCTGGTACACCACGGACAACATGTCGAAGCACGTCTGGGCGAGTTTCCCGATCACCGAACCGTCTGCGGCGGGATGA